The Desmonostoc muscorum LEGE 12446 genome includes a region encoding these proteins:
- the mfd gene encoding transcription-repair coupling factor encodes MSFSSIVRALGRSPLTTEFISKLNRQPELRLNGIPRLPKGLVASALAQTQGRNLLVVCATLEEAGRVYAQLEAMGWQTVHFYPTSEASPYEPFDPETEMSWGQMQVLADLGTGDWGLGTGEWGMGNGENGVNKGITNTIPNPQSPIPSTGAKRPLAIVATQGALQPHLPPPAAFQEFCLTLKRGMELDLNAFSEKITILGYERVPLVETEGQWSRRGDIVDVYPVSSEFPVRLEWFGDEIEQIREFDPATQRSALDKVDQLILTPTSFAPIITAPLKDSAEFRVLSAQLNSDSAIGNQHSSLIEGSRRFLGLAFEQPASLIDYLPENTLIAIDEPEQCHAHSDRWVENAEEQWRLGTGDWGLGTGEESNQLPKIHRSFDECLADVAKFQTLYLSELAEENDGINLASRSVPVTPHQFAKLAETIRHERDRNFSIWLISAQPSRSVSLLQEHDCPAQFIPNPRDYQAIDKLQINHTPIALKYSGLAELEGFILPTYRLVIVTDREFYGQHSLATPGFIRKRHKATSKQVDPNKLRPGDYVVHRNHGVGKFVKLESLTINNETRDYLVVQYADGLLRVAADQLGALSRFRAGGDKAPELNKMTGKAWENTKNRVRKAIKKLAVDLLKLYAARSQQQGFSFPNDMPWQEELEDSFPYQPTTDQLKAVQDVKRDMESDRPMDRLVCGDVGFGKTEVAIRAVFKAVTAGKQVALLAPTTILTQQHYHTLKERFAPYPVNVGLLNRFRSAEERRDIQKRLATGELDVVVGTHQLLGKGVSFKDLGLLVVDEEQRFGVNQKEKIKSLKTQVDVLTLSATPIPRTLYMSLSGIREMSLITTPPPTRRPIKTHLAPLNPESVRTAIRQELDRGGQIFYVVPRVEGIEETTASLREMIPGGRFAIAHGQMDESELESTMLTFSNGDADILVCTTIIESGLDIPRVNTILIEDAHRFGLAQLYQLRGRVGRAGIQAHAWLFYPKQRTLSDAARQRLRAIQEFTQLGSGYQLAMRDMEIRGVGNLLGAEQSGQMDAIGFDLYMEMLEEAIREIRGQEIPQVDDTQIDLNLTAFIPADYITDLDQKMSAYRAVATAKSKSELKQIAAEWSDRYGTLPVPANQLLRVMELKQLAKKIGFSRIKPENKQHVVLETPMEEPAWNLLAANLPDNLKTRFVYSPGKVTVRGLGVFKADQQLQSLIDAFGRMQGAIPEAAVV; translated from the coding sequence ATGTCATTTTCTTCTATTGTGCGTGCCTTAGGGCGATCGCCGCTCACTACTGAATTTATTTCTAAGTTAAATCGCCAACCAGAATTGCGGTTAAATGGCATTCCCCGGCTGCCAAAGGGTTTGGTGGCTTCGGCATTGGCGCAAACTCAGGGCAGGAATTTGTTGGTGGTATGTGCCACTCTGGAAGAAGCTGGGCGCGTTTACGCACAACTTGAGGCAATGGGATGGCAAACAGTACATTTTTATCCCACCTCCGAGGCTTCTCCCTACGAACCTTTTGACCCGGAAACTGAGATGAGTTGGGGGCAAATGCAGGTGTTGGCGGATTTGGGGACTGGGGACTGGGGACTGGGGACTGGGGAATGGGGAATGGGGAATGGGGAGAACGGGGTCAATAAAGGAATAACCAATACAATACCTAATCCCCAATCCCCAATCCCCAGTACCGGAGCGAAGCGACCTTTGGCGATTGTGGCTACTCAAGGGGCGCTACAGCCACATTTGCCACCACCAGCAGCTTTTCAAGAATTTTGCTTGACGCTGAAGCGGGGAATGGAATTAGACCTGAATGCTTTTAGTGAGAAGATAACTATTTTGGGGTACGAACGAGTGCCTCTGGTGGAAACTGAAGGGCAATGGAGTCGCCGTGGCGATATTGTTGATGTGTACCCGGTTTCATCGGAGTTTCCAGTCAGGCTGGAATGGTTTGGCGACGAAATCGAACAAATACGGGAATTTGACCCAGCAACTCAACGTTCTGCCCTAGATAAAGTTGACCAGTTAATTCTCACCCCCACTAGTTTTGCTCCCATCATCACGGCACCACTCAAGGATAGTGCCGAGTTTCGAGTGCTGAGTGCCCAGTTAAATTCTGACTCAGCAATAGGTAATCAGCACTCATCACTCATTGAAGGTAGTCGTCGTTTTTTGGGTTTAGCGTTCGAGCAACCAGCATCCCTGATAGACTATTTACCAGAAAATACCTTGATTGCCATTGATGAGCCAGAACAATGTCATGCTCATAGCGATCGCTGGGTAGAAAATGCCGAAGAACAATGGAGATTGGGGACTGGGGACTGGGGATTGGGGACTGGGGAAGAGTCTAACCAATTACCGAAAATTCATCGGTCGTTTGATGAGTGTTTAGCTGATGTTGCGAAGTTTCAAACTTTATATTTATCGGAACTGGCGGAGGAAAATGATGGAATTAATCTTGCCAGCAGATCTGTTCCAGTTACGCCGCACCAGTTTGCTAAACTAGCTGAAACTATCCGTCATGAACGCGATCGCAATTTTTCTATCTGGCTGATTTCTGCTCAACCTTCGCGTTCTGTGTCGCTGTTGCAAGAACATGATTGTCCAGCTCAATTTATCCCCAATCCCCGCGATTACCAAGCGATCGATAAGCTACAAATCAACCATACTCCCATCGCCCTCAAATATTCTGGGCTGGCGGAACTAGAAGGCTTTATTCTGCCTACGTACCGATTGGTAATCGTTACAGATCGAGAATTTTATGGTCAGCATTCCTTAGCAACTCCCGGTTTTATCCGCAAGCGCCACAAAGCTACTTCTAAGCAAGTTGACCCCAATAAGCTGCGTCCAGGGGATTATGTGGTTCACAGAAATCATGGTGTTGGCAAATTTGTCAAGCTGGAAAGCCTGACAATTAACAATGAAACCCGTGATTATTTGGTGGTGCAATATGCGGACGGGTTACTGAGAGTTGCAGCCGATCAATTGGGTGCGTTATCTCGGTTCCGCGCCGGAGGCGATAAAGCACCAGAACTCAACAAGATGACTGGTAAAGCTTGGGAAAATACCAAGAACAGAGTCCGCAAAGCCATCAAGAAATTGGCGGTGGATTTGCTGAAATTGTATGCGGCGCGATCGCAACAACAAGGTTTTAGTTTCCCAAATGATATGCCTTGGCAGGAGGAACTGGAAGATTCTTTCCCCTACCAACCCACAACAGATCAACTGAAAGCTGTACAAGATGTTAAACGCGACATGGAAAGCGATCGCCCGATGGATCGTTTAGTTTGTGGCGATGTCGGTTTCGGAAAAACGGAAGTGGCGATTCGTGCTGTTTTTAAAGCAGTCACCGCCGGTAAACAAGTGGCACTCCTTGCGCCAACGACCATATTAACACAGCAGCATTACCATACACTCAAAGAACGTTTTGCTCCCTACCCGGTGAATGTCGGCTTACTCAACCGCTTCCGTTCGGCTGAAGAACGCCGCGATATTCAAAAGCGATTGGCAACGGGTGAACTCGATGTAGTTGTTGGCACACACCAACTCTTAGGCAAAGGTGTATCATTCAAGGATTTAGGACTATTGGTGGTGGATGAAGAACAGCGGTTTGGGGTAAACCAAAAAGAGAAAATTAAAAGCTTGAAAACTCAAGTTGATGTGCTGACTCTCTCCGCCACTCCCATTCCCCGTACCTTGTATATGTCTTTGTCGGGAATTCGGGAAATGAGTTTAATTACTACACCACCTCCAACCAGACGCCCGATTAAAACTCACCTTGCACCACTGAATCCGGAAAGTGTCCGTACTGCAATCCGTCAAGAATTAGACAGAGGTGGACAAATATTTTATGTAGTTCCACGAGTGGAAGGAATTGAAGAGACAACCGCAAGCTTGCGAGAAATGATACCGGGGGGTAGATTTGCCATCGCCCACGGTCAAATGGATGAAAGCGAGTTAGAATCAACCATGCTCACCTTCAGCAATGGTGATGCAGATATCCTCGTTTGTACAACAATTATTGAATCTGGTTTAGATATTCCGCGAGTCAACACCATTTTAATTGAAGACGCTCACCGTTTTGGCTTGGCTCAACTGTATCAATTACGCGGTCGTGTCGGGCGTGCAGGTATCCAAGCTCATGCTTGGCTATTTTATCCCAAACAGCGGACATTATCTGATGCGGCACGGCAAAGGTTACGAGCAATTCAAGAATTTACTCAACTGGGTTCTGGGTATCAATTGGCGATGCGCGACATGGAAATTCGGGGAGTGGGTAACTTGTTAGGTGCTGAACAATCCGGTCAAATGGATGCCATCGGTTTTGATTTATACATGGAAATGTTAGAAGAAGCAATCCGAGAAATTCGCGGACAAGAAATTCCCCAAGTTGACGATACCCAAATTGACCTCAACCTAACGGCATTTATCCCAGCAGATTATATTACCGATTTGGATCAGAAGATGAGTGCTTACCGAGCGGTAGCTACAGCTAAGTCTAAATCAGAATTAAAGCAGATTGCAGCTGAGTGGAGCGATCGCTATGGTACTTTGCCAGTCCCAGCCAATCAACTGCTGCGAGTTATGGAACTCAAACAGTTAGCGAAAAAAATCGGATTTAGCCGGATTAAACCAGAAAACAAACAGCACGTTGTTTTAGAAACACCAATGGAAGAACCTGCTTGGAACTTGTTGGCGGCCAATTTACCAGATAATCTCAAGACGCGCTTTGTTTATTCCCCAGGCAAAGTGACAGTGCGCGGTTTAGGAGTTTTTAAAGCCGATCAACAATTGCAAAGTTTAATTGATGCTTTTGGGAGAATGCAAGGTGCGATTCCAGAAGCGGCTGTTGTTTAA
- a CDS encoding CARDB domain-containing protein: protein MLFTKEPNSNNVNIGIKTSNISSKIPDIFDDSNNYFSSSVSGINTFKASDRSSYTPGEVYTSGGENKAYNYVNNSNESNKLVTQANTIAADIQPDLIIQNAVNPSVGSVGGSIQISYQVKNQGAGSAGYNYTYFYLSKDQTLSSEDAYLGYDYISSIAGGAYSSESSTLSISNTIATGSYYLLYQADGDGDVAESNENNNVLAKAISISKADLIIQNAVNPSVGSVGGSIQISYQVKNQGAGSAGYNYTYFYLSKDQTLSSEDAYLGYDYISSIAGGAYSSESSTLSISNTIATGSYYLLYQADGDGDVAESNENNNVLAKAISISKADLIIQNAVNPSVGSVGGSIQISYQVKNQGAGSAGYNYTYFYLSKDQTLSSEDAYLGYDYISSIAGGAYSSESSTLSISNTIATGSYYLLYQADGDGDVAESNENNNVLAKAISISKADLIIQNAVNPSVGSVGGSIQISYQVKNQGAGSAGYNYTYFYLSKDQTLSSEDAYLGYDYISSIAGGAYSSESSTLSISNTIATGSYYLLYQADGDGDVAESNENNNVLAKAISISKADLVIQNAVNPSVGSVGGSIQISYQVKNQGAGSAGYNYTYFYLSKDQTLSSEDAYLGYDYISSIAGGAYSSESSTLSISNTIATGSYYLLYQADGDGDVAESNENNNVLAKAISISKADLVIQNAVNPSVGSVGGSIQISYQVKNQGAGSAGYNYTYFYLSKDQTLSSEDAYLGYDYISSIAGGAYSSESSTLSISNTIATGSYYLLYQADGDGDVAESNENNNVLAKAISISKADLIIQNAVNPSVGSVGGSIQISYQVKNQGAGSAGSQQTKFYLSTNTTFSNDDILLGSDYLSAIAGGAVSARTTTLTISNNIATGSYYLLYQADGNNNIAESNETNNVLAKAISINKADLIIQNAVNPSTGSVGSSIQISYQVKNQGAGNAGYSYTKFYLSKDKILSNEDTLLGSEYTSSLASGSYSSETLSLKISKSIAAGSYYLLYQADGDVDVAESNETNNVLAKAITIIKNIGYNSTDGYGLINAAAAVAKVLGQTTFADVADLGGNDWGADLVKAPEVWAKGYTGKGVIVAVLDTGVDRNHSDLSNNIWKNTKEIAGNGKDDDGNGYIDDVYGWNFVDNNNNTLDVNSHGTHVSGTIAGVKNNIGVTGIAYDAKIMPVKVLGDNGSGEDLGVAQGIRYAVNNGANVINLSLGSDEPNSDIESAVQYAASKGVIVVMAAGNSSGSEPIYPARYANKWGLAVGAVDKYEEMAYFSNEAGPNTLPYITAPGVDIYSTLPGNYYGSKDGTSMATPHVAGVIALMLSAKKGLTDAQVRQIVTTTAENSLA from the coding sequence ATGCTTTTTACCAAAGAGCCTAACTCTAATAATGTAAATATTGGTATAAAAACTAGTAATATATCATCCAAAATACCTGATATTTTTGATGATTCTAATAATTACTTTAGCTCCAGTGTGAGTGGTATAAATACTTTTAAAGCAAGCGATCGCAGTAGTTACACACCTGGGGAAGTTTATACTTCGGGAGGAGAAAATAAAGCGTATAACTACGTTAACAATAGTAATGAAAGCAACAAGCTTGTTACACAAGCGAACACTATTGCCGCTGACATTCAACCAGACCTAATTATTCAAAATGCCGTTAATCCCAGTGTTGGGTCAGTGGGTGGTAGCATTCAAATCAGCTATCAAGTCAAAAATCAAGGCGCGGGTAGTGCAGGTTATAACTACACCTACTTTTATCTCTCCAAAGACCAAACTCTCAGTTCTGAAGATGCCTACTTAGGCTATGACTACATCAGCAGCATTGCTGGGGGTGCTTACAGTTCCGAGTCCAGTACACTCAGCATCAGCAATACCATCGCCACAGGTAGTTATTACCTGCTGTATCAAGCTGATGGCGATGGAGATGTTGCCGAAAGTAATGAAAATAATAACGTCCTTGCCAAAGCCATTAGCATTAGCAAAGCTGATTTAATCATTCAAAATGCCGTTAATCCCAGTGTTGGGTCAGTGGGTGGTAGCATTCAAATCAGCTATCAAGTCAAAAATCAAGGCGCGGGTAGTGCAGGTTATAACTACACCTACTTTTATCTCTCCAAAGACCAAACTCTCAGTTCTGAAGATGCCTACTTAGGCTATGACTACATCAGCAGCATTGCTGGGGGTGCTTACAGTTCCGAGTCCAGTACACTCAGCATCAGCAATACCATCGCCACAGGTAGTTATTACCTGCTGTATCAAGCTGATGGCGATGGAGATGTTGCCGAAAGTAATGAAAATAATAACGTCCTTGCCAAAGCCATTAGCATTAGCAAAGCTGATTTAATCATTCAAAATGCCGTTAATCCCAGTGTTGGGTCAGTGGGTGGTAGCATTCAAATCAGCTATCAAGTCAAAAATCAAGGCGCGGGTAGTGCAGGTTATAACTACACCTACTTTTATCTCTCCAAAGACCAAACTCTCAGTTCTGAAGATGCCTACTTAGGCTATGACTACATCAGCAGCATTGCTGGGGGTGCTTACAGTTCCGAGTCCAGTACACTCAGCATCAGCAATACCATCGCCACAGGTAGTTATTACCTGCTGTATCAAGCTGATGGCGATGGAGATGTTGCCGAAAGTAATGAAAATAATAACGTCCTTGCCAAAGCCATTAGCATTAGCAAAGCTGATTTAATCATTCAAAATGCCGTTAATCCCAGTGTTGGGTCAGTGGGTGGTAGCATTCAAATCAGCTATCAAGTCAAAAATCAAGGCGCGGGTAGTGCAGGTTATAACTACACCTACTTTTATCTCTCCAAAGACCAAACTCTCAGTTCTGAAGATGCCTACTTAGGCTATGACTACATCAGCAGCATTGCTGGGGGTGCTTACAGTTCCGAGTCCAGTACACTCAGCATCAGCAATACCATCGCCACAGGTAGTTATTACCTGTTGTATCAAGCTGATGGCGATGGAGATGTTGCCGAAAGTAATGAAAATAATAACGTCCTTGCCAAAGCCATTAGCATTAGCAAAGCTGATTTAGTCATTCAAAATGCCGTTAATCCCAGTGTTGGGTCAGTGGGTGGTAGCATTCAAATCAGCTATCAAGTCAAAAATCAAGGCGCGGGTAGTGCAGGTTATAACTACACCTACTTTTATCTCTCCAAAGACCAAACTCTCAGTTCTGAAGATGCCTACTTAGGCTATGACTACATCAGCAGCATTGCTGGGGGTGCTTACAGTTCCGAGTCCAGTACACTCAGCATCAGCAATACCATCGCCACAGGTAGTTATTACCTGTTGTATCAAGCTGATGGCGATGGAGATGTTGCCGAAAGTAATGAAAATAATAACGTCCTTGCCAAAGCCATTAGCATTAGCAAAGCTGATTTAGTCATTCAAAATGCCGTTAATCCCAGTGTTGGGTCAGTGGGTGGTAGCATTCAAATCAGCTATCAAGTCAAAAATCAAGGCGCGGGTAGTGCAGGTTATAACTACACCTACTTTTATCTCTCCAAAGACCAAACTCTCAGTTCTGAAGATGCCTACTTAGGCTATGACTACATCAGCAGCATTGCTGGGGGTGCTTACAGTTCCGAGTCCAGTACACTCAGCATCAGCAATACCATCGCCACAGGTAGTTATTACCTGCTGTATCAAGCTGATGGCGATGGAGATGTTGCCGAAAGTAATGAAAATAATAACGTCCTTGCCAAAGCCATTAGCATTAGCAAAGCTGATTTAATCATTCAAAATGCCGTTAATCCCAGTGTTGGGTCAGTGGGTGGTAGCATTCAAATCAGCTATCAAGTCAAAAATCAAGGCGCAGGTAGTGCAGGTTCTCAACAAACTAAGTTTTATCTCTCAACAAATACAACATTCAGCAATGATGATATTCTATTAGGCTCTGACTACCTCAGTGCGATCGCTGGCGGTGCTGTAAGTGCCAGAACAACTACACTCACCATCAGCAATAACATCGCCACAGGTAGTTATTACCTGCTATATCAAGCTGATGGTAATAACAATATTGCCGAAAGTAATGAAACTAATAACGTCCTTGCCAAAGCCATTAGCATTAACAAAGCTGATTTAATCATTCAAAATGCTGTCAATCCTAGTACTGGGTCAGTGGGTAGTAGCATTCAAATCAGCTATCAAGTCAAAAATCAAGGTGCTGGTAATGCTGGTTATAGCTACACCAAGTTTTATCTATCCAAAGATAAAATTCTCAGCAATGAGGATACCTTATTGGGTTCTGAATACACCAGCAGCCTTGCATCTGGGAGTTACAGCAGCGAAACATTGTCACTCAAAATCAGCAAAAGTATCGCCGCGGGTAGCTACTACTTGTTGTATCAAGCTGATGGCGATGTTGATGTTGCCGAAAGCAATGAAACTAATAACGTCCTTGCCAAAGCTATTACCATTATCAAAAATATCGGTTATAACTCCACCGATGGCTATGGCTTAATTAATGCAGCAGCAGCAGTTGCTAAAGTTCTTGGCCAGACTACCTTTGCCGATGTTGCTGACCTTGGTGGTAATGATTGGGGAGCCGACCTTGTAAAAGCCCCGGAAGTCTGGGCAAAGGGATACACAGGTAAGGGTGTTATCGTTGCGGTGCTAGATACTGGTGTCGATCGCAATCACTCAGACTTGAGCAATAATATCTGGAAGAATACCAAGGAAATTGCTGGCAACGGCAAAGATGATGATGGCAATGGCTACATTGATGATGTTTATGGCTGGAACTTTGTCGATAACAACAACAACACCCTAGATGTAAATAGTCATGGCACCCATGTCTCTGGCACCATCGCTGGAGTGAAAAATAATATTGGTGTTACAGGTATCGCTTATGATGCCAAGATTATGCCGGTCAAAGTATTGGGTGATAATGGCTCTGGCGAGGATCTTGGGGTCGCTCAAGGCATCCGTTATGCAGTGAACAATGGAGCTAATGTCATTAACCTCAGCTTGGGTAGCGATGAACCTAACAGCGACATCGAGTCAGCCGTTCAATATGCCGCCAGCAAAGGGGTAATTGTCGTCATGGCAGCAGGCAATTCTAGTGGTTCAGAACCTATTTATCCTGCCCGCTATGCCAATAAATGGGGGCTGGCTGTTGGGGCAGTTGATAAGTATGAAGAGATGGCTTACTTCTCTAACGAAGCTGGGCCAAATACACTCCCCTACATCACGGCTCCAGGAGTCGATATCTACTCTACATTACCAGGCAATTACTATGGTTCTAAAGACGGAACATCTATGGCAACTCCCCACGTTGCTGGAGTAATAGCCTTGATGTTAAGTGCAAAGAAAGGTCTAACTGATGCCCAAGTGCGTCAGATTGTCACAACAACAGCGGAAAATAGTTTGGCATAG